DNA from Pajaroellobacter abortibovis:
ACTCGCACTACAGTTCCCATTTGAAGGATTGCTGAAGCGTGGTGCCGCACAAAAAAGAGAGAGCAGAGAAAAGTGAGGACAGTAGAGCAGCTCATGATCAGAGCAGTAGCTTGTAGCTGTAAAAGGCCAAAAGGGAGTTGAGGGACAAAAAGCGTGCATCCGATGATGGCACAAAGTGCTGCGCTAAAGCTAAGCAGAGAAGAAAGTCGCTCGTGTCCGAGGCTTGTTAAAATCGAGTTGTTAAGTTGGAAAAGTGCGAATGCCCCTTGTCCAACGGCTAGAATCGCTAAGGTGCTTTTCCCTCTGGACACGATAACACTTCCGTAGACCGCTTGAAGGAGATGTCCTGGAAGAGCTGCTAAGACACTGGTGAGGAGACCACACACGATCAATCCAATGCGCAAACCGTGAAAAATATGAAGCCGGATTGCTTCGCGCTGTTGATGGGCTTTATCTCGAGCGAGGATGGGGAAGAGCACATGGGTCATGCTGATGAGTAATTGGTAAGGGAGAAAGGCAAATAGCTGACAAGCTCGGTAAATTGCTACCCACTCATTGGCGGATGTTTCTGCGGCAGTTTCTTCTAATCCTGAGCGGAGTGCGGATTGAGAGAGGAATCGTCCTAATAGGGTTAGATCAGCTTGCATCAGGAGATTGGTGAATAGATAAGCGCTTACAAGAGAGCCAAGGAGAGTCCAGTAGGAGCGGATGGAGTGGGTTGGATCAGGGCGTCGGATTAGATTTGTGAGCCAGGAAAACTTCAGCCCTGTGGAAGCAAACGCAATCGGAAGGATAAGGGTGGCAGCGAGCGCAGTCCCTGCAGTTGCGCCGAATGCACCAGATTGACGATATCGAGTTAACAGGAAGCCGAGGCTAAGCATCCCTGTTGTACGCAAAAGAGCGAAGAGGATGTCCAAGCTTGCTTGTTTAAAAAATGAGATCTGTCCATTGAGGACCCCGATCAGAGGGGCATAGAGGCTGTAGGCAGCGATAGTGATCCCCATGAGAGCGAGGGGGTGTGCGATCGAAGGGGCGTGCTCGAGGCGAGCTAGCCAGGGGGCAGCGAGGATGAATCCTCCTCCCCCTAGGATGGCGAAGAGCAGGTGGATGCGCGCGAGGGAATGCAAGGTGGCTTGCTCATTTGCTGGGGAGCTTGCTACTGTGCGGCTGACCGCTTGAGTGAAACTTGTGATGATCACGTTGGTGATGATCGTCGATAGGGCGAGAATTCTCGAAAAAGCGCCGTAAGCAGCAAGACCGAGCAACCAAGGCAAACTGATGTGTTGAATGAAACCGTTGGCAATAAAAAAAACTTTGGCTGCTAGAATAGCGATCCCCCCCTTCTGCCATGACGTATGGGATTTTGCGGGATGAAAGGAAGGGTTCATAGCCTACAATGTATTCTGCAAGCAAAGCGGTCGAGCATAGAAAAATGACTGAGGAGACCTACCACCGCAGGAGCGCGCTCCCCCAGTGAACTCCTGCCCCGAGTGCGAAGACCATGTTGAGATCTCCTACTCTAAGCTTCCCTTCTCTTGTCAATTCGTCGATGAGAATCGGAATTGTTGCTCCACTTGTATTGCCGACTTGTTCAATGTTGGAGGGCATTTTCTCTTTTGGAATTTCTAGCTTTTTCCGGACGTACTCATTGATACGTTCATTTGCTTGATGTGCGAGAAACCACTCAATTTGCTCGAGTGAGGTTGATGTCGAATGCGCGAGGGCCTGTATACTCTCGGGCAATTTGGTGACGGCGAGTTTGAAAAGATCTCGGCCATACATGCGGGGAATATGAGCATCCTGTTGAAGCATTTCTTCTGTCCAATAAGGCCGCCGGCGAAACCCTCCTCCAGGGACATGCAACAGATCAGCATATCGCCCGTCCGAGTGCAGATCGATCCCTAAGAGCCCAGCCTCCCTCGAAGTGGCGCGAAAGACAAGTGCTCCTGCTCCATCTCCAAACAGAATCG
Protein-coding regions in this window:
- a CDS encoding lipopolysaccharide biosynthesis protein, coding for MNPSFHPAKSHTSWQKGGIAILAAKVFFIANGFIQHISLPWLLGLAAYGAFSRILALSTIITNVIITSFTQAVSRTVASSPANEQATLHSLARIHLLFAILGGGGFILAAPWLARLEHAPSIAHPLALMGITIAAYSLYAPLIGVLNGQISFFKQASLDILFALLRTTGMLSLGFLLTRYRQSGAFGATAGTALAATLILPIAFASTGLKFSWLTNLIRRPDPTHSIRSYWTLLGSLVSAYLFTNLLMQADLTLLGRFLSQSALRSGLEETAAETSANEWVAIYRACQLFAFLPYQLLISMTHVLFPILARDKAHQQREAIRLHIFHGLRIGLIVCGLLTSVLAALPGHLLQAVYGSVIVSRGKSTLAILAVGQGAFALFQLNNSILTSLGHERLSSLLSFSAALCAIIGCTLFVPQLPFGLLQLQATALIMSCSTVLTFLCSLFFVRHHASAILQMGTVVRVLIAWGSVVMIGHRFSHLPILVLPFIALALCILYFVLLIVLGEIKGTEIIAYLAGWRNRNQQQLKTFSRSIYCPYWMKSRMDPPHEEPDSPPV